The DNA region GCCCTGGCCGAAGCGGACATCAACATTGCTTATGCCTACTGCACCGCGATCCCGAGGCAGGAATGCGGATGCCTTGTTCTCAAAACCGACCAGCCGGAAAGAACGCTCGAAATTTTGTCGCGGTAACCAACCTCATCACGGTTCCTCTCGAATGAAAATCCTATCCTGGAACGTCAATGGAATCCGCGCGGCACAGCGCAAAGGTTTTTTGGAGTGGCTTTCCAAAGAATCACCCGACGTCTTGTGCGTCCAGGAAACCAAGGCGCAGCTGGACCAGCTGGATATTCTTCTCGCCACCCCGCCGGGTTATCACACCGTTTGGAATTCCGCCGAAAAGAAAGGCTACAGCGGCGTCGCGACCTTTTCCAAAGAGAAGCCGCTGCGCGCCGACAAGGGCTACTGCGTTTCCCATTTTGACTGTGAAGGCCGCGTTCTTCTGACCGAGTTCGAGCATTTCACGCTTCTCAATATTTATTTTCCCAACGGCCAGCGCGGCGAAGACCGGCTGAAGTTCAAGCTCGATTTTTACGAAGAGACGCTGCGTTTCGTGAAGAATCTGCGCAAGAAGGGAAAAGAAGTCATCGTCTCGGGAGATTACAACACCGCGCACAAGGAAATCGATCTTGCCCGGCCCAAAGAAAACGAGAAGACCTCCGGCTTCCTTCCCGTGGAGAGGCAGTGGATGGACGTTTGGGTTGACGCCGGCCACATCGACGTTTTCCGCGAGTTCAATAAAGACGCCGGGCAATATACGTGGTGGGATCAGAAGTCTTTTGCCCGCGAGCGCAACGTAGGCTGGCGCATTGATTATCATTTCGTGACCGAAGGGCTGATGCCCAAAGTCAAAAAAGCCGGCATCATGCCGGACGTTGTGGGCAGCGATCATTGTCCCGTCAGCCTCGAGCTGGAGCTCTGACCATGGGTGAAATCCGGAAGCAATATTTTTTTAAGGCGTCCGTCTCGAAAGCGTGGGATGTCTGGACGAACGTCGAGAAGTATCCGGAATGGGTTGCCGGCGTTTCCCAAAGCCGGATCACGAGCGCTGTTCTCCAGGGCCCTGGATTTTCCTGGCAAGAGGACGCGGTGTTCGGGGTGACGCCGGTGCAGATGGATCACCGCATCGAATCCTGGGAGCCGCTAAAAAAAGCCGTAGTGGAAACCTCGCTGCCGCTTGGCGGCAAGCTTCACCGTGAATTGGGATTCCAGGAAACAGCCGAAGGCGCGGCCGTCGACATCCTGATGCGCTGGGACCTGGGGATCGCGGGCTCTTTTTTCGCGCCGGAATATGTCCACGACGTCATGGAAAAAAATCTGGAGTTGACGGTTTCTAATTGGAAGCGGCGCGCTGAGGGCGGAGCCTAAGCTGCCGCGAGGAAAGACTCGAGGTTTTCAGCCTCGCCGAGGATGCTCCGTACCGACTGGAAAAATTCCGGATGGCGCACGAGTTCGCGCAGCGAGGGGTTGGACAGAAAGGCGCGGTACAGGAAAGAAACCGGCGACGAGTTCGGCAGCGCAAGGATTCTGTCGTCGATCCCTTCCGTGCCTTCGGGCACAATGGCCGCCACCAGATTTTGATTGAGCAGCTCCCGGAACTTTTCTTTGAATTCCGCCCCTGAGGAAACCTCCACCACGCTTTTCCCTTCGATGCGATGGACCCGGAATTTCCCACCGATGGCGTCCGTCGGAATGTCCGCCAGAGAACCGTAGACGAGCACAACCGAGGACGAACGCTCGGAGCGGACCGCCAGTTCCCAGAGTGTTTCGCCCGGGGGCTCTTTCAGCAGAGCATCCAGGTCCGCGGCCGTAATGACAAGCAGGGTGCGCGCGGCACTTTCCCGCGTCT from Verrucomicrobiia bacterium includes:
- a CDS encoding exodeoxyribonuclease III: MKILSWNVNGIRAAQRKGFLEWLSKESPDVLCVQETKAQLDQLDILLATPPGYHTVWNSAEKKGYSGVATFSKEKPLRADKGYCVSHFDCEGRVLLTEFEHFTLLNIYFPNGQRGEDRLKFKLDFYEETLRFVKNLRKKGKEVIVSGDYNTAHKEIDLARPKENEKTSGFLPVERQWMDVWVDAGHIDVFREFNKDAGQYTWWDQKSFARERNVGWRIDYHFVTEGLMPKVKKAGIMPDVVGSDHCPVSLELEL
- a CDS encoding SRPBCC family protein, with the protein product MGEIRKQYFFKASVSKAWDVWTNVEKYPEWVAGVSQSRITSAVLQGPGFSWQEDAVFGVTPVQMDHRIESWEPLKKAVVETSLPLGGKLHRELGFQETAEGAAVDILMRWDLGIAGSFFAPEYVHDVMEKNLELTVSNWKRRAEGGA